A window from Xiphophorus maculatus strain JP 163 A chromosome 17, X_maculatus-5.0-male, whole genome shotgun sequence encodes these proteins:
- the ssbp1 gene encoding single-stranded DNA-binding protein, mitochondrial: MLRSASLQIFRQLVRHRSTDANLILERSINRVQLLGRVGQDPVMRQMEGRNPVTIFSLATNEMWRSGDGETSSTGDVSQKTTWHRVSVFKPGLRDVAYNYVKKGSRILVEGKLDYGEYVDKNQVRRQATTIIADNIVFLSDNIRDRT, encoded by the exons ATGTTGAGAAGTGCTTCATTGCAG ATCTTCCGACAGCTGGTGAGACACAGGAGCACAGATGCAAATCTTATCCTGGAAAGAT CGATAAACCGCGTACAGCTGCTGGGGCGAGTCGGGCAGGACCCGGTGATGAGACAAATGGAGGGTCGGAACCCCGTCACCATCTTCTCACTGGCGACCAATGAGATGTGGCGCTCTGGGGACGGAGAAACGAGCTCTACAG GAGACGTCAGCCAGAAGACGACGTGGCATCGCGTCTCGGTGTTCAAACCGGGTCTGAGGGATGTCGCCTACAATTATGTCAAGAAAGG gTCCAGGATTCTAGTGGAGGGAAAACTGGATTATGGAGAATATGTGGACAAAAACCAAGTCAGACGCCAGGCCACCACCATCATCGCAG ACAACATTGTTTTCCTGAGCGACAACATCAGAGACCGAACCTGA